From a region of the Odontesthes bonariensis isolate fOdoBon6 chromosome 2, fOdoBon6.hap1, whole genome shotgun sequence genome:
- the LOC142400554 gene encoding early growth response protein 2b-like, with product MTKVVDELHASLRSIIDGIPKDVHAAEGGLTSETPIVFKEEPEGEEEHEGRSEGSEGADLLFPGRSTPELPPELPPELPPELPPELQLQADLAQYAAALCAQPLAFTGRFSVDSRSAGGSWATGDVIDVVSADIATSGPAGVSRSPSASPNIYTGGGGGGGGGRGGDAADMAHGQPDISHMYAPPHPHPHPHPHPHPTPSYSCSGDMYQDQSAGGYLGPSTCAVPYHHAQPYSSAPKPAVDGGALLSIMPDYGGFYPQSCQRDIQSAFPERKSLPYSLDSLRVPPPLTPLNTIRNFTLGAPLAAAEGPLAASFPGHQNLPLRPILRPRKYPNRPSKTPVHQRPYPCPAESCDRRFSRSDELSRHLRIHTGHKPFQCRICMRSFSRSDHLTTHIRTHTGEKPFSCEQCGRKFARSDERRRHMKIHLRQKDKKSSAS from the exons ATGACTAAGGTGGTGGACGAACTGCATGCGTCTCTGCGCAGTATTATAGACGGTATTCCTAAAGATGTGCACGCGGCAGAGGGGGGCCTGACCTCAGAAACACCGATTGTCTTTAAGGAAGAGCCCGAGGGGGAGGAGGAACATGAGGGCAGATCTGAGGGGAGTGAAGGCG ctgaCCTTCTGTTCCCGGGCCGCAGCACACCTGAGCTCCCACCTGAGCTCCCACCTGAGCTCCCACCTGAGCTCCCAcctgagctgcagctgcaggccGACCTGGCGCAGTACGCGGCCGCTCTGTGCGCGCAGCCTCTGGCCTTCACCGGCAGGTTCTCCGTGGACTCCAGGAGCGCAGGAGGCTCGTGGGCAACAGGAGACGTCATCGACGTGGTCAGCGCTGACATCGCCACATCTGGACCCGCAGGTGTGTCTAGATCGCCTTCGGCATCACCCAATATTTAcaccggaggaggaggaggaggaggaggaggaagaggaggagacgcCGCGGATATGGCGCACGGACAGCCTGACATCAGCCACATGTACGCGCCCCCTCACCCCCACCCTCACcctcacccccacccccacccaacCCCATCCTACTCCTGCAGCGGGGACATGTACCAGGACCAGTCGGCAGGGGGCTACCTGGGCCCGTCCACCTGCGCCGTGCCCTATCACCACGCTCAGCCGTACAGCTCCGCGCCCAAGCCGGCCGTGGAtggcggcgctctgctctccatcATGCCAGACTACGGAGGCTTCTATCCGCAGAGCTGCCAGAGAGACATCCAGTCAGCTTTCCCGGAGAGGAAATCCCTCCCGTACAGCCTAGACTCTCTCAGGGTGCCTCCTCCCTTGACGCCTCTCAACACCATCAGAAACTTTACGCTCGGCGCGCCATTAGCCGCCGCCGAAGGCCCGCTGGCCGCCTCTTTCCCCGGCCACCAGAACCTCCCACTCAGGCCCATTTTAAGGCCGAGAAAGTACCCGAACCGACCGAGCAAGACGCCCGTCCACCAGAGGCCGTACCCGTGCCCCGCGGAGAGCTGTGACCGCAGGTTCTCCCGCTCGGACGAGCTGAGCCGACACCTGCGCATCCACACCGGCCACAAACCTTTCCAGTGCCGCATCTGCATGCGGAGCTTCAGCCGCAGCGACCACCTCACCACTCACATCCGCACCCACACCGGGGAGAAACCCTTCTCCTGCGAGCAGTGCGGAAGGAAGTTCGCGCGGAGCGACGAGAGGAGGCGGCACATGAAGATTCACCTCCGACAGAAGGATAAAAAGTCCTCCGCGTCCTAA